GACCATTACGGTCAGTTAGACATTCTGGTCAACAATGCCGGCATTGAAAAGCATGCCCCCTTCTGGGAGGTGACTGAGAAAGCCTTTGATGCGGTGATCAATGTCAACCTGAAGGGGGTGTTTTTTACCACCCAGGCCGTGGTCAAGCACCTGATGGCAACCGAGCGTTCCGGCAAGATCATCAATATCAGCTCGGTGCATGAAGACTTGCCGTTTCCGAATTTTGCCCCCTACTGTGCCAGCAAGGGCGGCCTGAAGATGCTGACCCGGGACTTAGCCGTAGAACTGGCTCCCTATGGGATTACAGTGAATAATGTGGCTCCGGGGGCGATTGAAACCCCCATCAACAGCGAACTGCTCAACAACCAAGCCAAGCTGAATGCCCTGCTGAAGAACATTCCCCTGGGTCGGTTAGGGCACCCCCAGGATGTGGCCGGACTGGTTGAGTTTTTGGCTTCTGATGATGCCAATTACATCACCGGCAGCACCTTCTTTGTCGATGGCGGCTTGACCTGGAATTACCAGGAACAGTAGGTCAGTGCTGTCTCCATCGGGTCCCCTTGCCTGCATCGATGGCCCTGGCCATGCCCTCGGCGTTAGATCAAGCTTCAGATCGAGCTTGATGCCGCTCCTGCGAACTGTAGCTACACATTATGCTCTCTCGCCCCTGCCCTCTGAGCGCTATTGAGCGCTATGGGTGTAGCTCGATTGGTGCGACCTGGTATTACTCATGGCGGCAGTGCACCGACCATTCCTTATCCATTCCTTATTCATCTCTAATGTATTGGTTTCCTGCCACCGCTACTATCGGGGAGTAGCCATGCTCAGAGTTGAGGCTATCTGTATACCTATCTGCCTGCGGCAGCTCCCTTGGGGTCTAGCGTCAGTGGTGCGCAGGGCAGGAGGATAGGGAGAGTCTGTCACGTTTCCGGAGAGTGTATTGATGAGCAGTTCATCCCATGCCATGCCCCAGCCCTGGTGGGAAGAGGGAGTGATTTACCAAATTTATCCCCTCACCTTTGCCGATGGGAATGGAGATGGCACGGGCGATCTGCGCGGTATCATTGCCCGATTGGATTACTTAAATGATGGGGATCCTGACAGCGAAACCTGCCTGGGGATCGATGCCATCTGGCTGTCACCGATTAACCAATCCCCTATGATTGATAACGGCTATGACGTTGTTGACTACACCGATATTTGCCCCATCTTTGGCACCCTGGCGGACTTCGATGAGCTGCTGGATCAGGCTCACCAGAGGGGCATCAAAATTGTCATGGATCTGGTGGTGAATCACACCTCGAATCAGCATTCCTGGTTTCTAGAGTCCGCCAGCAGCCGTGATCACCCCAAGGCCGATTGGTATCTGTGGCAAGATGCCTGGGAGGGACGGGATTTGCCCAACAATTGGCAGTCTTATTTCGGTGGCACTGGCTGGACCTATGCTGAAGAACGGGGACAGTTTTACTTCCATACCTTCAATGAAAACCAGCCGGATTTAAACTGGCAAAATCCTGAGGTCAGGGCTGCCATCTATGACATCATTCGCTTCTGGTTGGACCGCGGCGTGGATGGCTTTCGTTTAGATGCCTCCAGTGCCTATAGCCAAGACCCCTATTTCCGAGATAATCCGTTGAAGTATGGGGCCTCTGACAAAAATGCCTATAACAACTACCATCACCTCTACGATAGGAATTTGCCGGAGAATCATCAGATTATCAAAGAGATTCGCGCCATTTTAGAGGAATATGGCGATCGGCTGCTGATTGGAGAAACCTTTATCGACAATCGCCTCTACGATTCGATTGTTTTCTATGGGGTCAATAACGATGAACTCCATTTTCCCCTGACCTTTGAATTTCCCTTTAGTCCCTGGTATCCGGGCTACCTGCAGCGGCAGATCGAGAAAACGGAGAAAGTGACGCCAGTAGGGGCCTGGCCTACCTATTTTCTAGACAACCACGACATTCCTCGCCACCTCTCTCGCTGGATCGAGTGCAGTCTGTGCGTGGATTCGGTGGCTATCGCCAAGGCGGCGGCCACGTTGCTGCTGACGGTGCGGGGCACGCCGATTCTCTACTACGGTCAGGAGCTGGGCATGGTGGATAATACCGAGATCCCGGCCAATAAGCTGCAGGATCGGGCCGTGGTCAAGAGTGGCACCGGAGAAACGCCGCCGCCCCGGGATGGGGCCCGCACGCCGATGCAATGGGATGATTTTCCCCAGGCTGGGTTTAGTTTTGGCAGGGATGTAGACCCCTGGCTGCCGGTCCATACCAACTATCACCAGCTGAATGTACAGGCGGCGCTGCAGGATCCAGATTCAATTTTGACCTTTTACCGGCAATTGATTCAGGTCCGTAGGCGGAGTGGGGCGCTGCGCCGGGGCCAGTGGCGTCCGCTTATCCACTATCCCCACGAGCATCTGGCCTATGTGCGGGAGACCGAGGCAGAGACGGTGCTGGTTTTGATCAACTTTTCCTATGAAAAACCTCTAGAGCTAGATGTGTTGGTGAACCGAGAGGCCTGGACAGTGCTGCTATCCACCACCTACAAGACTGGTAAGCTGATTGACCTGCCTGATACTCTACAACCGTTTGAGGTCTCCATTGTGCAGAAATTAGCGTGAGGACTTCGTGGACTTGGGCCCCAAGTGCGGCGACTCGTCATTGGCTGAGGCGCCAAAGAGATAGGGCCAAAGAGATAGGGCCAAAGAGATAGGGGGGGAAATGGTTGGCTAATTGTCGCCTTTCGTGTCGTTGAGCGATCTCATCTGGGATGACTGTGCCACTGGGACGGGATATTTGCGGTGACTTGCCTCATGCGGAACGGCGAGAGTGGTTGGTTACCAATGGCATCGGCGGCTATGGCTGTGGCACCATTGCCGGGCTGTTGAGCCGCCATTACCACGGACTGTTGGTGGCGGCCCTGAAGCCCCCCCTGCAGAGGACTTTGCTGCTGGCTAAGTTGGATGAACAGGTGATTTATGGCGGCCAGGTCTATGCCCTGGGCTGCAATCGCTGGGCTGATGGTGCCGTGATCCCCCAGGGGTACCGGCTGATCGAGCGGTTTTGCCTAGAGGGCACCGTGCCCGTGTGGACCTTTGCCATCGCCGATGGGCTGCTGGAGAAGCGGGTCTGGATGGAGCAGGGGGCCAATACCACCTATGTCCGCTATACCCTGGTCCGAGCCAGCCAACCCCTGACCCTGTCGCTGCAGGCCCTGGTCAACTACCGCGATCACCATGGCAATCCCCAGGGACCTGGCTGGCAGATGCAGGGGCGGCCTCGACCCCAGGGGATTGAAATTCGGGCCTTTGAGGGGGCCGTACCGTTTTATCTGCTGGCGGCAGGGGCTGAGATCTCCCCGGCCCATAGCTGGTATCGGCACTACGCCCTGGCAGTGGAGCAATACCGGGGCATTTATCCCTATGATGATCATCTCCATGGGGCCACGGTGACGGTTGATCTGGCGGTGGGCCAGTCCCTGACCCTGGTGGCCAGTACTGGGCCAGATGCGGATCTAAACGGGGAGGCTGCCTTACGGCGGCAGCGACTCCATGAACAGGGGCTGCTCCAGCAGTGGCATGCTGCTGCTGGTCAAGATCATCCCGCCTGGGTACACCAGTTGGTGTTGGCGGCGGATCAGTTCGTGGTGGGGCGAACGGTGGCCGGGACGCCCGGTAAAACAGTAATCGCAGGCTATCCCTGGTTTGGCGACTGGGGCCGCGATACCATGATTGCCCTGCCAGGACTTGCGATCGCAACCGGCCGTCCAGCCATAGCCCGGCCTATCCTCCGTACCTTTGCCCAATACCTAGATCAGGGCATGCTGCCCAATCTATTCCCAGAGGCGGGGGAATCCCCTGGCTACAACACCGTTGATGCCATCCTCTGGTACTTCGAAGCCCTGCGCGCCTACTACCAAGCCAGCCAGGATCAGGCTCTGCTGGCAGAACTGTTTCCCGCCTTGGCCGAGGTAATTGAGTGGCACCAACGGGGCAGCCGCTACCAGATCCATCTAGACAGCGATGGGTTAATCTACGCTGGCGAACCCGGAGTCCAGCTCACCTGGATGGACGCCAAGGTCGACGACTGGGTCGTCACCCCCCGTATTGGCAAACCCATCGAAATCAGCGCCCTCTGGTATAACGCCCTGGTGGCCATGGCCCAGTTTGCCCCAGTTCTCGGTAAATCAGCGACGCCTTACCAGCAGCTAGCCGAGCAAACGCGACAGGGCTTCCAGCGCTTCTGGCCAGGAAACCGGGGTTACTGCTATGACGTGTTGGACGGCCCTGAGGGCGATGATACCTCCCTGCGCCCCAACCAGATCGTTGCCGTGGCCCTGCCTGCCTCGGAGCTACTAGGGCCAAGTCTGCTATCTCCTGTCCAACAGCGGGCAGTTGTCGATAGTGTGGCCCAGCACCTAGTGACGTCCTACGGTTTGCGATCGCTCGCCGCCGATGCCCCGCAATACCAAGGGCACTATGGCGGCGATCGCTGGCAGCGAGACGGAGCCTACCATCAGGGGCCAGTCTGGGGCTGGCTGATCGGCCCCTTTGTCCAGGCCCATCTCAAGGTGTATGGTGATTCGTCCCTGGCCCGCCGCTTCCTAGCGCCCCTGGCCGATCACCTCAGCGATGGCTGCATCGGCAGCCTCAGCGAGATCTTCGACGGCGATCCACCCCATCGTCCCCGCGGCGCCTTCGCTCAAGCCTGGACCGTGGCGGAAGTGCTGCGAGCCTATCGACTCACTGTAGAGGCGCCAAGGGAGTATCAAGCGACGACCGGACTTGATATGACCTGAGCGATTCAAATAGTCCGCACAGCAGCCAATAAGTCTCGATGGACCTCAGCCGTGGCCCCAATCACCAACCCTGGCCGTCTCATATCACGGCACTGATGTAAGGGAGGCGGTGGCTGCCCCTCCCAGGTTGTTACCCAATAGCCCATTTCCTGGGCCATAAAGGCCAGGGCAGCACCATCGATAAATTGACTGCGCTCAAGCACCGCCCCAGCTAAGTCTCCGCTGAGCAAGCCATTAAAATTGGGAATTTGTCGCTGCTTCGAGTAAGAACTACCCGTGTGAAAGACCTGATAGCGATCCTTGAGAGGATCAATCAGGGCAGTCAACGCGAAGCCCAAACAGACAGCAGGCGTCTTCGGCTGCACCATCAAGGGCCGACAATCGGCCATCGTATCCTGCCAGTGACCTCGATGGGTTCCCTGCCCTCGCACAGTGTAGTAGTAGCAGTGCTGACTCGGACTAATGGCCAGTACCGCTTCAAACTCATCCTGGTTCAGCACCGTCAGAATAATTTGATAATTGTCATGGCCATCCAAATAGAACTGGGTGCCATCGATGGGATCCAGGGTAATGAGGTAGTCATCTTGTGGTCCTAAATCAATGGCTCGGAAATATTTCGTGTTGTAAGTCTGAGCATGCTCTTCTCCATAGAACCGCAGCT
This portion of the Halomicronema hongdechloris C2206 genome encodes:
- a CDS encoding glycoside hydrolase family 13 protein, translated to MSSSSHAMPQPWWEEGVIYQIYPLTFADGNGDGTGDLRGIIARLDYLNDGDPDSETCLGIDAIWLSPINQSPMIDNGYDVVDYTDICPIFGTLADFDELLDQAHQRGIKIVMDLVVNHTSNQHSWFLESASSRDHPKADWYLWQDAWEGRDLPNNWQSYFGGTGWTYAEERGQFYFHTFNENQPDLNWQNPEVRAAIYDIIRFWLDRGVDGFRLDASSAYSQDPYFRDNPLKYGASDKNAYNNYHHLYDRNLPENHQIIKEIRAILEEYGDRLLIGETFIDNRLYDSIVFYGVNNDELHFPLTFEFPFSPWYPGYLQRQIEKTEKVTPVGAWPTYFLDNHDIPRHLSRWIECSLCVDSVAIAKAAATLLLTVRGTPILYYGQELGMVDNTEIPANKLQDRAVVKSGTGETPPPRDGARTPMQWDDFPQAGFSFGRDVDPWLPVHTNYHQLNVQAALQDPDSILTFYRQLIQVRRRSGALRRGQWRPLIHYPHEHLAYVRETEAETVLVLINFSYEKPLELDVLVNREAWTVLLSTTYKTGKLIDLPDTLQPFEVSIVQKLA
- a CDS encoding glucose 1-dehydrogenase; amino-acid sequence: MRLDGKVALVTGSSQGIGQVIAIRLAEAGAKVVINYRSHPEGAAETVAKIRAMGGECHGAEGYCDDDHAFSIGADLSILADIHRLVGESIDHYGQLDILVNNAGIEKHAPFWEVTEKAFDAVINVNLKGVFFTTQAVVKHLMATERSGKIINISSVHEDLPFPNFAPYCASKGGLKMLTRDLAVELAPYGITVNNVAPGAIETPINSELLNNQAKLNALLKNIPLGRLGHPQDVAGLVEFLASDDANYITGSTFFVDGGLTWNYQEQ
- a CDS encoding amylo-alpha-1,6-glucosidase; amino-acid sequence: MTVPLGRDICGDLPHAERREWLVTNGIGGYGCGTIAGLLSRHYHGLLVAALKPPLQRTLLLAKLDEQVIYGGQVYALGCNRWADGAVIPQGYRLIERFCLEGTVPVWTFAIADGLLEKRVWMEQGANTTYVRYTLVRASQPLTLSLQALVNYRDHHGNPQGPGWQMQGRPRPQGIEIRAFEGAVPFYLLAAGAEISPAHSWYRHYALAVEQYRGIYPYDDHLHGATVTVDLAVGQSLTLVASTGPDADLNGEAALRRQRLHEQGLLQQWHAAAGQDHPAWVHQLVLAADQFVVGRTVAGTPGKTVIAGYPWFGDWGRDTMIALPGLAIATGRPAIARPILRTFAQYLDQGMLPNLFPEAGESPGYNTVDAILWYFEALRAYYQASQDQALLAELFPALAEVIEWHQRGSRYQIHLDSDGLIYAGEPGVQLTWMDAKVDDWVVTPRIGKPIEISALWYNALVAMAQFAPVLGKSATPYQQLAEQTRQGFQRFWPGNRGYCYDVLDGPEGDDTSLRPNQIVAVALPASELLGPSLLSPVQQRAVVDSVAQHLVTSYGLRSLAADAPQYQGHYGGDRWQRDGAYHQGPVWGWLIGPFVQAHLKVYGDSSLARRFLAPLADHLSDGCIGSLSEIFDGDPPHRPRGAFAQAWTVAEVLRAYRLTVEAPREYQATTGLDMT
- a CDS encoding inositol monophosphatase family protein, producing MPSPTPRQILDTLLPYLKTAGAYARQIQPRIAAQPAKAAGSDNFFAAALSDADLSVQTFVEVALLAHFPELRFYGEEHAQTYNTKYFRAIDLGPQDDYLITLDPIDGTQFYLDGHDNYQIILTVLNQDEFEAVLAISPSQHCYYYTVRGQGTHRGHWQDTMADCRPLMVQPKTPAVCLGFALTALIDPLKDRYQVFHTGSSYSKQRQIPNFNGLLSGDLAGAVLERSQFIDGAALAFMAQEMGYWVTTWEGQPPPPLHQCRDMRRPGLVIGATAEVHRDLLAAVRTI